Proteins found in one Mucilaginibacter gracilis genomic segment:
- a CDS encoding putative phage abortive infection protein gives MAAQPQKKKYNPVLITAWVLIIISSLTTIYFLVNIALNHYWIWGGDLKIAETGAVGDFIGGFVGTIINAAAFLFLYLTLKDQRKGTKDQRKSFEKERFESRFFELLRLHKENVNEMEYNDPIDERKKYVGRRVFKYINDQVESCMKEINPIFDDHTDDQIYTQEGLDRLQNILTYRSNIDITNWALCDISYTIVFFGLSEPDFETLSRHLARTYQSAFFLKVLNYVHLRPVTKSKKKKYWELIKKEGWTEVIEAVRSIGLSKNYAIEESEKNTYRHGIKVFQSKKYFKYYGGHQYKLGHYFRHLYQTVKYVDEQPSMTYQQKYAYMKTLRAQISNYEQVIMFFNSLSFMGGAWELTHYDSPDVNTHLFTKYNLIKNMPELFLFRFVMVRHYYPDIAFEFEAMPPGRVNLIAQYR, from the coding sequence ATGGCCGCGCAACCTCAAAAGAAAAAATATAACCCTGTACTGATAACCGCATGGGTCTTAATCATCATCAGTTCCCTTACCACTATTTACTTCCTGGTCAATATCGCCCTTAACCATTACTGGATTTGGGGAGGTGATTTAAAAATTGCGGAGACAGGTGCCGTCGGTGATTTTATCGGGGGCTTTGTCGGTACAATAATTAATGCGGCTGCATTTTTATTCCTCTATTTAACACTAAAAGACCAACGCAAAGGAACCAAAGACCAACGTAAATCTTTTGAGAAGGAACGCTTTGAAAGTCGTTTTTTTGAATTGCTGAGACTTCATAAGGAAAATGTGAATGAGATGGAATATAATGACCCGATTGATGAGCGAAAAAAATACGTCGGCCGACGCGTATTTAAATACATTAATGATCAGGTTGAAAGCTGCATGAAAGAGATTAATCCAATTTTCGACGATCATACCGATGACCAAATTTACACGCAAGAAGGCTTGGACCGGTTACAAAACATTTTGACTTACCGCAGCAACATTGATATAACCAATTGGGCACTATGCGACATTTCTTACACCATCGTGTTTTTTGGCTTGTCTGAGCCGGATTTCGAAACGCTATCAAGGCACCTGGCAAGGACTTATCAGTCAGCTTTCTTCCTTAAAGTATTGAATTATGTCCATCTGAGACCGGTGACAAAATCAAAGAAGAAAAAATACTGGGAGCTAATAAAAAAAGAAGGCTGGACGGAAGTTATCGAGGCTGTGCGCAGTATCGGCTTGTCCAAAAACTATGCAATTGAAGAATCCGAAAAAAACACTTATCGTCACGGTATTAAGGTATTTCAAAGCAAAAAATATTTTAAATATTACGGCGGCCATCAATATAAACTCGGTCATTATTTCCGGCATTTATATCAAACTGTTAAATATGTTGATGAACAGCCCAGCATGACTTATCAGCAAAAATATGCCTACATGAAAACATTGCGGGCACAAATATCAAATTACGAACAAGTCATTATGTTTTTTAATTCGCTGTCTTTCATGGGTGGAGCCTGGGAATTGACGCATTATGATTCGCCTGACGTGAATACTCACCTGTTCACGAAATATAATCTGATCAAGAATATGCCGGAGCTGTTTTTATTTCGGTTTGTTATGGTAAGGCACTACTATCCGGATATTGCTTTTGAATTTGAAGCAATGCCTCCTGGTCGCGTCAATTTGATAGCACAATACAGGTAA
- a CDS encoding DUF4365 domain-containing protein, which translates to MNRNPHLPKSSRQETLETISRNKLALLFDPELFELRPENQRDKGIDLIGEIKQDGIYTNFRFAIQVKSTESVKKLRDGSISYPVETSNLNYLLNFGLPAYYILYDLPGDSFYIATVAEVYHSLMTKHKPGCLPKNYTIKFKKILDRTQLDAIYKETFENGILLQKLGTHLRVHRDSDQPARGFVIDEQRDVYSVEQNIEFIEQVGYELLNRHAFTQIMEIEQRTQPRGKVSPTFNMVCGLAYYHGSNLFRAVELLKLAHNESDQLHPEDKSMLRHTLARVRYMLGLLSEPDFRKETAEIVKNEGVGTFLQLENLYNQFMQNRESEQGARIGKYYAGAMQIIAKRPEFHDMRVVAYAKILNLESTLLLHELAKNSLMSMGRKTDTIRDQLETDWLKFDEQFLSQLQQLYGYALKHQNFLALSNLIMQKIDWEFAKVYHFYGFNNWNKATLMIDGKVAEEDVALLLDMLTDLDKVIGTYDRLHHRENHFNCLRCKYEILDFLGRPEDAEVCVDAMKGLIDAYELNALRKRLDQLLQGQMKHRTFLSDLAQRKAGIDRVARDSGIYEQLYCDLNEEMNSRLNRKPEWSITELLPLTYPADDTSVIV; encoded by the coding sequence ATGAACCGAAATCCGCACTTACCTAAATCAAGTCGCCAGGAGACTTTAGAGACCATCTCGCGGAACAAGCTTGCGTTGTTGTTTGATCCGGAGCTTTTTGAACTGCGGCCGGAAAACCAGCGGGACAAGGGGATCGATCTTATCGGGGAGATCAAGCAAGACGGGATATACACTAATTTTCGTTTTGCTATTCAGGTTAAATCCACGGAATCGGTTAAAAAACTTCGGGACGGTTCCATTTCTTACCCAGTGGAGACCAGTAATCTTAATTACCTGTTAAACTTCGGCCTGCCGGCTTATTATATCCTTTATGATCTTCCGGGGGATAGCTTTTACATTGCTACAGTCGCCGAGGTGTACCATAGCCTTATGACTAAACATAAGCCCGGCTGCCTGCCAAAAAACTATACCATAAAATTTAAAAAAATACTGGATCGGACGCAACTCGACGCGATCTACAAAGAAACTTTTGAGAACGGTATTTTGCTGCAAAAACTGGGTACGCATCTGCGGGTACACCGTGACAGCGATCAGCCCGCAAGGGGCTTTGTCATCGATGAGCAGAGGGACGTTTACAGTGTAGAACAAAATATTGAATTTATCGAACAGGTGGGTTATGAGCTGCTTAACAGGCATGCATTTACGCAGATCATGGAAATTGAGCAACGCACCCAGCCAAGGGGAAAGGTCTCACCCACTTTTAACATGGTTTGCGGTTTAGCTTATTACCATGGGTCCAACCTGTTTAGAGCGGTCGAATTATTAAAATTGGCCCATAACGAATCTGACCAATTGCACCCGGAGGACAAAAGCATGCTGCGTCATACTTTGGCGCGGGTCCGCTATATGCTGGGATTGTTGAGTGAACCGGATTTCCGGAAGGAGACTGCGGAGATTGTTAAAAATGAAGGTGTCGGCACATTTCTCCAATTGGAAAACCTGTATAACCAGTTTATGCAAAACCGGGAATCCGAGCAGGGCGCACGGATCGGCAAATATTATGCAGGTGCCATGCAAATCATCGCTAAGCGCCCTGAGTTCCACGATATGCGCGTGGTGGCGTATGCAAAAATACTGAATCTTGAATCCACGTTACTGTTGCATGAACTGGCTAAAAATTCGCTGATGAGTATGGGGCGCAAAACCGACACGATACGCGACCAGTTAGAAACGGACTGGCTAAAGTTTGATGAGCAGTTTCTCAGCCAGCTCCAGCAGCTCTACGGATATGCTTTGAAACATCAAAACTTCTTGGCGTTAAGCAACCTGATCATGCAGAAGATAGACTGGGAATTTGCCAAAGTATATCATTTTTATGGTTTTAACAATTGGAACAAAGCGACCCTGATGATCGATGGTAAGGTCGCCGAAGAGGACGTTGCGCTGCTGCTGGATATGCTGACCGATCTGGATAAAGTTATTGGTACCTATGATCGCTTGCATCATCGCGAAAATCATTTCAATTGCCTGCGCTGCAAATACGAAATTCTCGATTTTTTGGGGCGACCGGAAGATGCAGAAGTATGTGTAGATGCCATGAAAGGGCTGATCGACGCTTACGAATTGAATGCCTTGCGCAAACGTTTGGATCAATTGCTGCAAGGCCAAATGAAGCACAGGACATTTTTATCTGACCTGGCGCAGAGAAAAGCAGGGATTGATCGCGTAGCCAGGGACAGCGGAATCTATGAGCAGCTGTACTGCGATTTGAACGAAGAAATGAACAGCCGTTTAAACCGGAAGCCGGAGTGGTCGATAACGGAATTATTGCCGCTAACCTATCCTGCTGATGACACTTCGGTAATTGTGTAA
- a CDS encoding plasmid mobilization protein produces the protein MEEKERAVIAGRKRIVGLRLTADEFIELEKSWKNSTVKKLSEFVRRVLFGKRITVYSRNKSTDELLEELVVLRRELHAIGVNFNQAVHRLNMTDHSPQMQAWVERFGRDRDRYFELFEVVKLKINSVSEQWLQ, from the coding sequence ATGGAAGAGAAAGAACGTGCCGTTATTGCGGGTCGGAAGCGGATCGTCGGCTTGCGGCTGACGGCAGATGAATTTATTGAGCTGGAAAAAAGCTGGAAGAACAGCACGGTGAAAAAGCTGTCGGAATTTGTGCGGCGGGTGCTGTTCGGGAAGCGGATCACGGTTTATTCGCGAAACAAATCAACGGATGAGCTGCTGGAGGAACTGGTGGTTTTACGCCGTGAACTGCATGCGATCGGGGTCAATTTTAACCAGGCGGTGCACCGGCTGAATATGACGGATCACTCGCCCCAGATGCAGGCTTGGGTGGAGCGTTTCGGGCGTGATCGGGACCGTTATTTTGAGCTGTTCGAGGTGGTGAAATTGAAGATCAATTCGGTGAGTGAGCAATGGTTGCAGTAG
- the mobC gene encoding conjugal transfer protein MobC — MQTGENDQAMRKILDMTRLISIVVLLLHFYKECYGAFVGWDLVSGITDRLLANVVKTGLFSSFLKPKLVALGFLGIALIGVRGKKDEKQTLKTALLYVLAGLVFFFLSGLVLLVRGKIMAVALLYMGVCGLGFLLVLSGGTMLSRIIRDKLAGDIFNRDQETFPQEERLLENEFSVNLPVRYVLKGKVRNGWINFINLFRALLVLGSPGSGKSYFIIRHVITQHIRKGFAMFVYDFKMPDLAVIAYNTWLKYKHLYQVEPKFYSINFDDLSRSSRCNPLDPSAMLDLTDAVESARTILLGLNREWIKRQGDFFVESPINFLTAIIWYLRKYNDGEFCTLPHVIELMQADYDSLFTLLSTQKEIDVLINPFISAYKRDAVEQLEGQIASAKITMARIASPQLYYVLSGNEFTLDINNPNEPKIVCMGNNPQKIQIYGAVLSLFTNRLLKIINQKDKLKCSLVFDEFPTLTTDIIPTISTGRSNLISTCLGIQDASQLRKDYGREQADVIMNITGNMAVGQVSGDTAKSVSEKIGRIMQDRESLSINSNDTSISRSKQLEAAVPPSRISALSSGEFVGMVADNPDCKIELKAFHCEIVNDHAALKKEIDGYVALPEVRKISAAIVERNYLQIKQDIRDIIELEMERLLSDPALAHLVIRKT, encoded by the coding sequence ATGCAGACGGGGGAAAACGATCAGGCGATGCGCAAGATCCTCGATATGACGAGGCTGATCAGTATTGTGGTATTGCTGTTACATTTTTATAAGGAATGCTATGGCGCGTTTGTGGGCTGGGACCTGGTGTCGGGGATCACGGACAGGCTGCTGGCGAATGTGGTGAAGACGGGGCTGTTCAGCAGTTTTCTCAAGCCGAAGCTGGTGGCGCTGGGTTTTCTGGGGATCGCGCTGATCGGGGTGCGGGGAAAGAAGGATGAGAAGCAGACGTTGAAGACGGCTTTGCTGTATGTGCTGGCGGGGCTGGTTTTCTTCTTTTTGAGCGGGCTGGTTTTACTGGTGAGGGGAAAAATAATGGCCGTTGCGCTGTTGTATATGGGAGTGTGCGGTTTGGGATTCCTGCTGGTGCTGAGCGGTGGTACGATGTTATCGCGGATCATCCGGGATAAGTTGGCGGGGGATATTTTTAACCGTGACCAGGAGACCTTTCCGCAGGAGGAGCGGCTGCTGGAAAATGAGTTCTCGGTGAACCTGCCGGTGCGCTATGTGCTGAAGGGTAAGGTGCGCAATGGCTGGATCAATTTTATCAATTTGTTTCGGGCGCTTTTGGTGCTGGGTTCGCCGGGTTCGGGGAAGAGCTACTTTATTATCCGGCATGTGATCACGCAGCATATCCGCAAGGGTTTTGCGATGTTTGTTTATGATTTCAAGATGCCGGACCTGGCGGTGATCGCTTACAATACCTGGCTGAAATATAAGCACCTTTACCAGGTGGAACCGAAGTTCTACTCCATTAATTTTGATGATCTGTCAAGGAGCAGCCGCTGCAACCCTTTGGACCCTTCGGCGATGCTGGACCTGACAGATGCGGTGGAATCGGCGCGAACCATATTGCTGGGGTTGAACCGGGAATGGATCAAGCGGCAGGGGGACTTTTTCGTGGAATCGCCGATCAACTTTCTGACCGCGATCATCTGGTACCTGCGGAAGTATAATGATGGCGAATTCTGCACGCTGCCGCATGTGATCGAGCTGATGCAGGCGGACTATGACAGTTTGTTTACGCTGCTGAGCACGCAGAAGGAAATCGATGTGCTGATCAACCCGTTTATCAGCGCCTACAAGCGGGACGCGGTGGAGCAGCTGGAGGGGCAGATCGCATCGGCGAAGATCACGATGGCACGGATCGCTTCGCCGCAATTGTATTATGTCTTATCGGGTAATGAGTTTACGCTGGATATCAATAACCCGAACGAACCGAAGATCGTCTGCATGGGTAATAATCCGCAGAAAATACAGATCTATGGTGCGGTGTTGTCGCTGTTTACCAACCGGCTGCTGAAGATCATTAACCAGAAGGATAAGCTCAAATGCAGCCTCGTGTTTGACGAGTTCCCGACGCTGACGACGGATATTATACCGACGATCAGTACCGGGCGCAGCAATTTAATATCGACCTGTTTGGGTATCCAGGATGCCAGCCAATTGCGCAAGGATTACGGGCGGGAGCAGGCGGATGTGATTATGAATATTACCGGCAATATGGCCGTGGGACAGGTATCGGGCGATACGGCCAAATCCGTATCCGAAAAGATCGGGCGGATCATGCAGGACCGGGAAAGCCTGTCCATTAACAGTAACGATACTTCCATCAGCCGGTCTAAGCAGCTGGAGGCGGCGGTGCCGCCGTCGCGGATATCGGCTTTGAGTTCCGGCGAGTTTGTGGGGATGGTGGCGGATAACCCCGATTGTAAGATAGAGTTAAAGGCGTTTCACTGCGAGATCGTGAATGACCATGCGGCTTTGAAAAAGGAGATCGATGGGTACGTGGCTTTGCCGGAGGTGAGGAAGATCAGTGCGGCGATCGTAGAGCGGAATTATTTACAGATCAAACAGGATATCCGGGATATCATCGAACTGGAGATGGAACGGTTACTGAGCGATCCGGCGCTGGCGCATTTGGTGATCAGGAAAACATAA
- a CDS encoding zeta toxin family protein, which yields MDYSKPTLLVISGPNGAGKSTFIQFLLPDDFEGIVSFDRDKTRTRFEQELRDKNIPEQDIPGQALRLMEARLEEAMDEAITLNRHFVLETPLSHPDYWKYIDKFENKGYQIQLNYLGLDKIKDCKSRVQRRVIEGGHDVDANTIKGVFEMNLKYINDFRSTFAEISLFDGMKKPTLLARLDGQAVLVAEKAALKKAWIKTGMPEIGLLIRDHLNKMDKSQRKTLKPKI from the coding sequence ATGGATTATTCTAAGCCGACACTTTTAGTCATTTCAGGCCCGAACGGCGCGGGAAAATCAACTTTTATACAATTTCTTTTGCCCGACGATTTTGAAGGGATCGTTTCTTTCGACAGGGATAAAACACGCACCCGCTTTGAGCAGGAATTACGCGACAAAAACATTCCAGAACAGGACATTCCGGGACAGGCGTTGCGGCTAATGGAAGCCCGGTTGGAGGAGGCAATGGATGAAGCCATTACCTTAAACAGGCATTTTGTTCTGGAGACTCCTTTATCCCATCCCGACTACTGGAAATATATTGATAAATTTGAAAATAAAGGCTACCAGATCCAGCTGAATTATCTCGGCTTGGACAAGATCAAGGATTGTAAATCGCGGGTCCAGCGTCGCGTGATAGAAGGCGGGCATGATGTCGACGCGAATACAATTAAGGGGGTCTTTGAAATGAATTTGAAATACATCAACGATTTCAGAAGTACCTTTGCGGAGATTTCTTTGTTTGACGGCATGAAGAAGCCGACCTTATTGGCACGTCTTGATGGACAAGCGGTTCTCGTTGCAGAGAAAGCAGCACTAAAGAAAGCCTGGATAAAAACAGGGATGCCGGAAATAGGCCTGTTAATACGTGATCACCTAAACAAAATGGATAAGTCGCAGAGGAAAACACTTAAGCCAAAAATATAA
- a CDS encoding relaxase/mobilization nuclease domain-containing protein produces MVAVVHTHKSLRDCLNYNERKVQTGLAVCLEAGFYPMDAADMNFHQKLRRLELLTELNQRTKVNTLHVSLNFHPSEKPSEDLLKEIAEVYLEKIGFGGQPYLLYQHFDARHPHIHLLTTNIKADGSAINMHNIGRNQSKQARQEIELRYGLVQAGNAEQDAVLRFKPVNVGRALYGRMETKKAMNGIINVVTDQYRFSSLAQFNAVLGLYNLVADTGSEGSRVNRHKGLVFRMLDEQGNKVGVPIKASDFASKPTLKNLQVRFAKNESLKLERKARVANAVNMALLNGAVSLEVLKERLREKGIDLVIRQNAEGLIYGLTYVDHQQKIVFNGSELGKAFSAKAILERCNNVVAGEGKKQNGERVKRVRQAGRAKTGETREFIPDFGRAAGLDGDVSRFAEALLVDGDTAGGMDQELKRTRRKKKKRLRISPG; encoded by the coding sequence ATGGTTGCAGTAGTCCATACGCATAAAAGTTTGAGGGATTGCCTGAACTACAATGAGCGCAAGGTGCAGACGGGTCTGGCGGTCTGTTTAGAGGCCGGATTTTATCCGATGGATGCGGCCGATATGAACTTCCATCAGAAGCTGCGGAGACTGGAATTACTGACGGAATTGAACCAGCGGACGAAGGTGAATACGCTGCATGTTTCGCTGAATTTTCATCCCTCGGAAAAGCCTTCGGAAGACTTGCTGAAAGAGATCGCGGAGGTCTATCTGGAGAAAATCGGTTTTGGCGGGCAGCCTTATTTATTGTACCAGCATTTTGATGCAAGGCACCCGCATATTCACCTGCTGACGACCAATATTAAAGCGGATGGCAGCGCGATCAATATGCACAATATTGGACGAAACCAATCGAAGCAGGCGCGCCAGGAGATCGAATTGCGCTATGGTTTGGTGCAGGCGGGTAATGCAGAGCAGGATGCGGTGCTGCGGTTCAAGCCGGTAAATGTTGGGCGGGCTTTATATGGGCGGATGGAAACTAAAAAAGCGATGAACGGTATCATCAATGTGGTAACTGATCAGTACCGGTTTTCTTCCCTGGCGCAATTCAATGCGGTGCTGGGTTTATATAACCTGGTGGCGGATACGGGCTCGGAGGGTTCAAGGGTCAACAGGCATAAGGGGCTGGTGTTTCGTATGCTGGACGAACAGGGGAATAAGGTGGGTGTGCCGATCAAGGCAAGTGATTTTGCCAGTAAGCCTACGCTGAAAAATTTGCAGGTCCGGTTCGCGAAGAACGAGTCTTTGAAACTGGAGCGCAAGGCCCGGGTGGCCAATGCGGTGAATATGGCTTTGCTGAATGGCGCGGTGTCGCTCGAGGTGTTGAAAGAGCGTCTGCGGGAAAAAGGGATTGACCTGGTGATCCGGCAAAATGCGGAGGGTTTGATCTACGGTTTAACCTATGTGGATCACCAGCAAAAGATCGTGTTTAATGGCAGTGAGCTGGGCAAGGCATTTAGTGCCAAAGCCATTTTGGAACGCTGCAACAACGTGGTGGCCGGTGAGGGGAAAAAACAAAACGGCGAACGGGTCAAACGGGTGAGGCAGGCGGGTCGTGCAAAGACGGGGGAAACGCGTGAGTTTATACCGGATTTCGGGCGGGCTGCGGGATTGGATGGTGATGTTTCCCGGTTTGCGGAAGCGCTGTTGGTGGATGGGGATACGGCTGGCGGGATGGATCAGGAACTGAAGCGCACGCGGCGTAAAAAGAAGAAGCGGCTGCGGATTTCGCCGGGTTGA
- a CDS encoding CHC2 zinc finger domain-containing protein, whose protein sequence is MSGMDFTNEAFSLSRLRELDLVALLERLGYAPVSRRKNDTDYWYRSPLREERTASFHVDRVNNEWYDFGLAAGGNPLDFLLRFHNCPVGELPGRINVSFSPQQLPLHEVGLHEGRAGADSKLVVQSVRPIYAYPLKNYLHERSIPVAVADAFCSEVSYGVGGRNYYGIGFQNDAGGWEIRNRNFKQSSAPKDITCLRSGADSVHVFEGFMDFLSWVALHPYTDPKSLDFVVLNGAGLFDRALPFLDGHQRVHLWLDRDVTGLAYRNYALGLGPRFVDESGWYAQFKDLNDWRRHKGEVQKPSVSLRPGLRNAV, encoded by the coding sequence ATGAGTGGGATGGATTTTACAAACGAGGCGTTTTCGCTTTCCCGGCTGCGGGAACTGGACTTGGTTGCCTTGCTGGAAAGGCTGGGTTATGCGCCGGTGTCGCGCAGGAAAAATGATACGGATTACTGGTACCGCTCACCTTTGCGGGAGGAACGGACGGCAAGTTTTCACGTAGACCGGGTGAACAATGAATGGTATGATTTCGGACTGGCAGCGGGTGGTAATCCGCTGGACTTTCTGCTGCGTTTCCACAACTGTCCGGTTGGTGAATTACCGGGGCGGATAAATGTTTCTTTTTCCCCTCAGCAGCTCCCGTTACATGAGGTGGGCCTGCATGAAGGGCGGGCCGGTGCTGACAGCAAATTAGTGGTTCAGTCGGTGCGGCCGATCTATGCTTACCCGCTCAAAAATTACCTGCATGAAAGGTCTATACCGGTGGCGGTGGCAGATGCGTTTTGTTCTGAAGTTTCTTATGGCGTAGGCGGCCGGAATTACTACGGGATCGGCTTTCAGAATGATGCGGGCGGCTGGGAAATCCGTAACCGGAATTTTAAGCAGAGCAGCGCGCCGAAGGACATTACCTGCTTGCGTTCGGGCGCGGATTCGGTGCATGTTTTCGAGGGCTTTATGGACTTTCTTTCCTGGGTTGCTTTACACCCTTATACTGACCCGAAATCGCTGGACTTCGTGGTGCTGAACGGCGCGGGTTTGTTTGACCGTGCGCTGCCTTTTCTGGATGGACATCAGCGGGTTCATTTATGGCTCGACCGGGATGTGACGGGGCTGGCCTACCGGAATTATGCCTTGGGTTTGGGTCCGCGGTTTGTGGATGAAAGCGGCTGGTATGCGCAGTTTAAGGATCTGAACGATTGGCGTAGGCATAAGGGGGAAGTACAGAAACCTTCGGTTAGTTTACGCCCTGGTTTGCGAAATGCGGTTTGA